A genomic stretch from Malus domestica chromosome 15, GDT2T_hap1 includes:
- the LOC103450382 gene encoding uncharacterized protein, giving the protein MEISESEPQIELSENPRATWDGCSVLLDINDGDRLVFARLSAGAKVKIGNTNCSLQPLIGCPFGSFFRVENGAEGPYLARYTPSTEGNNVLEKGEIQSVDEFRDNRALVDNNKAQSLTGEEINAMRQQGATGDEIVEALIANSATFEKKTVFSQEKYRLRKQKKYAPIVLMRRPYTRSICEAYLKKYPNKIGFLRMDTLSLLLSMANVSANSDVLVVDMVGGLLTGAVAERLGGMGYVCNTYLGGSPYSMDIARIFNFGDEICKRIVRSSLTDLLSFQNGLPKPVSQDTDSCNMEFQPNGQISSAVSTEEVSLTSENVKSEPVPESTSSPVVKISKPAKLGEKAPQEIISSWKENGFPSLIIAAPELDAWSLVKEILPLMSNSAPFAIFHQYLQPLATCMHNLQQGKIAIGMQISEPWLREYQVLPSRTHPCMQMNGFGGYILSGTKISPN; this is encoded by the exons atGGAGATTTCTGAAAGTGAGCCCCAAATCGAATTATCTGAAAACCCTAGAGCCACCTGGGATGGTTGCTCCGTCTTGCTCGACATCAACGACGGCGACCGTCTGGTTTTCGCCCGCCTCTCCGCCGGAGC GAAAGTGAAAATTGGGAATACAAATTGCTCTCTGCAGCCCTTGATTGGCTGTCCCTTTGGCTCTTTCTTTCGGGTCGAAAACGGAGCTGAAGGCCCGTATTTGGCCCGCTACACTCCGTCCACGGAag GTAATAATGTTCTGGAAAAAGGTGAAATTCAATCAGTAGATGAGTTTAGAGATAATCGAGCATTAGTCGATAACAATAAAGCGCAGAGCCTAACCGGTGAAGAAATTAACGCAATGCGACA ACAGGGTGCAACGGGCGATGAAATAGTTGAAGCTCTCATTGCAAACAGTGCGACGTTTGAGAAGAAAACTGTTTTCTCACAG GAGAAGTATAGGCTTAGGAAGCAAAAGAAGTATGCTCCCATTGTACTTATGAGGCGCCCATACACTAGAAG TATATGTGAGGCGTACTTGAAGAAATATCCGAATAAAATTGG ATTCTTGCGGATGGATACATTGTCTCTTCTGCTTTCCATGGCTAATGTTTCTGCAAATTCTGATGTCCTCGTAGTGGATATGGTTGGAGGACTTCTAACAGGTGCTGTGGCGGAGCGTTTAGGAG GTATGGGCTATGTCTGCAATACATATCTTGGTGGCTCACCTTATTCTATGGATATAGCGAGGATATTCAACTTTGGAGATGAAATTTGCAAGAG GATTGTGAGGTCTTCTCTCACTGACCTCTTATCTTTCCAAAACGGACTGCCCAAACCAGTCAGTCAGGACACGGACTCTTGTAACATGGAATTTCAGCCAAAT GGCCAAATTTCTTCAGCAGTCAGTACAGAAGAAGTATCTCTTACATCTGAAAATGTGAAATCAGAACCTGTTCCCGAGTCTACCAGTTCTCCAGTAGTCAAAATATCCAAACCCGCAAAATTGGGAGAAAAAGCACCACAGGAAATCATTAGCTCGTGGAAAGAGAATGGTTTCCCTAG TTTAATAATAGCAGCACCGGAGCTGGATGCATGGAGCTTAGTTAAAGAGATCTTGCCACTTATGTCAAATTCTGCTCCTTTTGCTATTTTTCATCAGTACCTTCAG CCTCTTGCAACATGCATGCACAATTTACAGCAGGGGAAAATAGCGATTGGCATGCAAATTTCAGAACCTTGGTTACGCGAATATCAG